The following nucleotide sequence is from Gymnodinialimonas sp. 202GB13-11.
CACCCCGGGCCACGACTGCTCAGGTTGCGCCAGTCGTTCTGACCTTGGTGGTGTTGGGTATGCTTGCGTTCTTTGCCGGCCCGGTTTCTGCCTATCTCGGGGATACATCGGAGCAGTTATTTGACCGTGCAGGGTATACGGATGCCGTCCTCACACCTGTTGCCGTCGAGGAAGCCGAACACAGCCAGACGCACTCACATGCCGATGGCTCCGTTGAGGAGGATCACTAAGCCATGCTGGTCCGTTTCATCCCGCACCCGTTGCTGAGCCTCACGCTTATCCTCGTCTGGATCGGTTTGGTGAACAAATTCACACTTGGAAATCTCATCCTGGGAACAGCCTTTGGCGTGATCATCCCGATGCTGACCGCCGCGTATTGGCCGGATCGGCCGAAGCTTCGCCGCCCCCTGAAAGCTGCAGAATACATGATGATCGTTCTTTGGGACATTATCGTGGCCAACGTTCAGGTGGCCATGATCATCCTGTTCAAGCGCGAGCGGACCATCACATCGCAGTGGATCCCCGTTCCGCTGGAATTGACCTCAGCCGAAGCGATTACGGTTCTTGCAGGGACGATCACCATGACACCCGGTACAGTGTCCGCCACCTTGGCGGCGGATGGCACTTCCATTCTGGTGCATTGCTTGCACACGGACGATCCCGACGCTGTTCGGGACGAAATCAAGACCCGCTATGAACGACGCCTTCTGGAGATCTTCCCATGATCGAATATGCACTGCTGTTCGCGGCTGGCTGTTACGGCATAGCGCTTTTGCTGGATCTTTGGCGCATCGCCGTCGGGCCGGGCCCCGCGGACCGGATCCTTGCGCTAGATACCATGGTGATCAACGTGATCGCGCTCTTGGTGCTTTACGGTATCTGGAGGGGGACAGCGATATATTTTGAGGCCGCAATGCTAATTGCCATGGTCGGTTTTGTCTCAACAGTCGCGTATTGCCGCTTCCTCTTGCGCGGCGACATCATTGAATAGGGGCTGAACCATGAACTTGTTTGCAGAAGTCTTGATCTCCATTGCCCTCGTCATAAGCGGCCTCTTTGGCTTCGTTGGATCGTATGGGTTGATCAAACTGAAGAATAGCCTCCAGCGGCTTCACGCACCAACCAAGGCAACGACACTGGGCGTCGGCGGAGTGCTGATTGCGTCGATGATTTTCTTCTATGCGACGACTGGCTACATCTCGGTCCATGAGCTGTTGATCTCGCTGTTTCTGTTTTTGACCGCGCCGATCACAGCAAATTTCATCGCAAAGACTTACATGGCCTACAATCTGCGCGAAGACGAATTGCCGGAAAATGAAAGCGGTCACGGATGGGCCATCTATGATGATCCCCCGAACACCAGTTCCGAACCTTTGGACTAGACGTACGCCCGATGGGTCGCAGCTTGCGTTCTTTCGATGGAAAAATAGCTCGCCGGTTCTTCGTTGCGCGCGCGACCTTTGGGCTTCGCTAGTGCCGCGACAACGGCCTGCGCAGTACCCTCCAAGGTTTGCACGCAGATCAGAATATGAGCAATTCGCTTGTCCTTTGCCAAAGGGTTTCGCAGTTGACCACATGGCAAACCAACAAAGCCCTTCGGGTTTGGCGATCACAAGAGCGGGTTGGTATCTGGCCCCATGGTCTCGCCACTCTCAATTGTCGTCGTCGAAGAAGATCGGGATCGCGCCATTTCTATCGTTGATGGGCTAAGATCCAGCGGCGAATACGACGTACATCTGATCGGCAACGTGTCTGGCCTGGCGCGCAAGATTGCAGGCTTTCAACCTGACGTCGTTCTCATCGACATTGATAACCCAACCCGCGACATGTTGGAGGAACTGACCCTCGCATCCGGGCCATTGGACCGCCCGGTTGCAATGTTCGTCTCGGGCGCAGCGGGTGCCTTGGCGCGGACCGCCGTAGAAGCAGGGG
It contains:
- a CDS encoding K+/H+ antiporter subunit F, coding for MIEYALLFAAGCYGIALLLDLWRIAVGPGPADRILALDTMVINVIALLVLYGIWRGTAIYFEAAMLIAMVGFVSTVAYCRFLLRGDIIE
- a CDS encoding ANTAR domain-containing response regulator, whose amino-acid sequence is MVSPLSIVVVEEDRDRAISIVDGLRSSGEYDVHLIGNVSGLARKIAGFQPDVVLIDIDNPTRDMLEELTLASGPLDRPVAMFVSGAAGALARTAVEAGVSAYVVDGLQPDRLKPVLDAAITRFQMMRQMRTELDETRRALEERKVIDRAKGLLMKAKGIGEDRAYATLRKAAMDQGRRVIDVAEALVTAAGLLK
- a CDS encoding Na+/H+ antiporter subunit E, with translation MLVRFIPHPLLSLTLILVWIGLVNKFTLGNLILGTAFGVIIPMLTAAYWPDRPKLRRPLKAAEYMMIVLWDIIVANVQVAMIILFKRERTITSQWIPVPLELTSAEAITVLAGTITMTPGTVSATLAADGTSILVHCLHTDDPDAVRDEIKTRYERRLLEIFP
- a CDS encoding Na+/H+ antiporter subunit G, coding for MNLFAEVLISIALVISGLFGFVGSYGLIKLKNSLQRLHAPTKATTLGVGGVLIASMIFFYATTGYISVHELLISLFLFLTAPITANFIAKTYMAYNLREDELPENESGHGWAIYDDPPNTSSEPLD